TAATGTTGAACATGGTTTGAAACTGACTATCGTTGTTCGAAATGAAACTTGAATCGTACTTAAGTGacattttgtttcattcaaagattaaaaattaatcttGGTAGAAGACTTTAACCACATAGAATgaattcatatatgtatagcagTAGACGAATTACTTGTTTTCTACAAAAGATTTTCTTCTATTCATTATCACTGTACCTCAGTttctaattgaaaattaacgCCGAACTCTGTACAGCTTTGTTTCGTAAATTAACTGACAATTAATGGCTCAAACGCGTATATTTTTGAAAGGGTAATTGACGaccaaatgaattatttttatctcgcACGTATTCCATACGTTTATATTACACTAAATACCTTTTGCTTTTAAAAAACTCTGCGGCGTATTATTACTTTgtagaaaaaagaagacaGAAGCAACATCAAGTAAATTTAGaacttgaaaaatcaatttgaaaagaTAAAGGTGCCACGTCAAGTCGCGACACTCTCGACTTTCTTCGGTTgcgtaaattttatttgtaatcAAATAATGTAAAATGTAAAGTATCGATATGAAttcttaaataatttttgtcaactttgcaaaaaatttttcaaatttccaattttcattgaaattgcGAAATCTCTTTTCACCCAGTAGAAACAGGTGCTTAAATATGACAAAGTAAAAGCTTCACGGGAGTTCAGCTGtactaaattttttgaatattgtgATTTCTGGTATTTTGACTACAGTATATGGTTTCAACTGCGAGTCAGAATGGCCAAAAAGAGCTCGAGCAACATCGGGATGCAATACCAATAAGAGAAAGGAGCTTTAGGTAAGGAATTTGAGGAGTAGGATAAATTAGGACCAAGATGTTACATTGAGCAACGACTTCGCGTGTCTAGCAGATCAATCAGCCGTTGGCTCAGGAcattttcgataaattatcTTTCCACTGTGGATTCCCTCGACAGATTTCTCAAAACGATCAATCTGTTGGTTGCATATATGTTGCAATCCCTGTTGCAATCACTCGGATTCATCTGATGTAGTGGTGAAAGTTCAGTACGACAATTGCGTTAATTTTTGCATGTGCGACAGAATTATTGTTCAATATCCGCGTCACGGAACAACCGATACAGAAACCAGTTCTAAGTTTCACGGTCGAGATAAAAACTAATAAAAGAGGTGGAATGTGCAGAGGTATAACATTAACAAGCCTGTAACAGATTTTTGAATAGGCTGAAATATTCGCCATCCTCGCACCCTCAGCCTGGATTGTCACGAATCATAAAAAAAGTCATACAGTTTTATTttagttgaaaatttcgtaCGAAAAGGAGCTTGTCGATTgtcgtgtgaaattttcaaggaaataagaagaagctgcgttttgataataattttagtGATCGCAGGATTGAGACATCGAAAGTGAAAGTCTGttagaacaaaaattatacggGGTGGTCGGTTTTAATCACCCAAGGCGAATACCTGAAAATCGAAAGGATATtcgaggaaaaatttcacacaaaaCTTATCTGATAGGGAGATCAAagacgaatttttttgacattcatatatatatttcttacCTTAGTTTCCGCACTACtagtattaattatacaaataagcacaaaaattcataaaaatgaaatttagaaTAGACATAATTGAAACGATCTGGATTATTGGTAGGGTTGGATGAATGAATATCCAGTTCGTTGTCAGCCATTCAAACACAAATAAGTGTCTTATATTTTAACACGACATAACAATAATTTCTTCTTGTGGCCTACTTTAACTAAATAGGATTCAtaattagatttttaaatttaacgtTAAAATTTAACCTATCGTATCGCAACACTTCCACTTATCGCATACTTTTGCTACGTTATCCATCTATATCGAGTTGCGAGTATAACCCATGCTTAGTAATATTTCCACTGAATCGGCATTCCTTTTTCGGGGAAAAGCAGCTGATCTTTGACCGAAATGAAAACCACAAACTaatgaaaatggaataaaCTGTATTGCAATTAAAGCTGTTGATTGTGATCCTTGAAAACAATAAGTAAACCAGTTTCCACGTATCTAAGTCACGTCACTCTATGAATATAATATTGCAGTACCAAACTTAAAGAGTACTCggtaataaataacaataggAAGAAGTAATCCATAAATAAAGTTAAGGCGAGTATGAATGCGATCGTAAATGGCAACAGAATCGTACGTCAATACACATATGACAAATATGGCTAATCATTACATTCAATTGTCGGGGCTGATCTCTCGTGAACAATATTGTGATTTTTATCTCTAGCAATCGACATGTGAAGTCAATTTGTTAAGATAtactatttttcatcgttgATATGTAGGGCCTCTTTGATGTCGGACACAAAAATCTTTCGAAGATATTCTGCCAATTTCTGGACTTCCGCCCAACGGGTTCCATCAGGTTGTTCCAGAGTGCATTCGCAGCTGAAAACATGTTAGAATATAGATTTAGTCACGGAGTTCCCGAATTTAACCAAAATTAATTAGGTATATATTACGCATACTTTGAAGTTATACAAAATCTCTCGTACGAGTTATTGGCTAATTAATTTCATGATGTTTACAAACGATCGAATACGAATACctgtttatatttattggAACAGGTATTCGCAGTAGTTGTAGAATAACTCAAATGTATGATTATCCGTCGAGgagtaaattgaatttatccAGGGAGAATCTAATATTGTATATTACGTAAAAGCGGGTGAAACGAAGAGAAAGGAGTAGCGCGAACTGTCAAGATAGCGTGGTCAAAAAAAGCCTGTTGACCTGAGATGGAAGATACTATTTTTCAACGGCTATCGCATTACGGACTCATGAGCGTGAGATTTATTTCTTTGGGATGGAAAGTttacttgtaaaaaattgaactaaTCATGGAGTAAAACCTCGGTCTTTATCTCAATAGTTAAATTCAGACCATCGAATATTCTAAAAGgttgcgaaaaaaatgtgactcataaattaattcattttctAGATAACAGTGACTGCTgggtgattgaaaattatcttaAATGTACTTTATCGCCTCTGAATACTCAGTGTAAGGGGCTATTCACTTATAGTCCAAGTGACGATCGAATTAGAACGAATCGTTCCAAGCTCTCGATACGATAGCTAACAAGTGATTTCGAACCATTTAAAAATGACGTAAAacagtttgaaattgatttcagagatttccaaacgattttcgaaagttgtCGTGCAATTTTAATCCGTTTCCAACTGATCTTTAACTATTTTTCAGTGATTTAAAACGGTTTCAAGCGACGTGCTTTTGCGATAGCGACGAGTAATTGCCTTAATCCCTCCAAATTTCTTGGCAACTCACTGCACTGCTTATCAATTTTCCCCCTTATATAATTTCTGATGAAATCATTGTCCAAGCTACTCGAAACTATTGTTCTCCTAGCCTGGTTTGTAGATTTCCAACCTACGCTAGCTTAGAGGTGGGCAGATAAAAATCTGATGATATTATTGCAGAAATTATGACATAACAGTGTTCCGCACCTGCTGTCATGTTACGTAGAACAATTCCTGGCTCGCATTGAGAACCCTGTCATGCAACGACACGTGAGTgggggagaaagagaaaaaacccGTTGACTCGCTACTTTTGTCAGGATAACAAAGATGCCGAATTGAAAAGAGCCACGGGCTGTGTTGCAAAGCATATACAATTCGTTGCATAATAATATATCGCATGTTTTGTAAATTACAGGTGTTTGTCTTGAAATACTGCAGCAAGAGAACGAATTTCTGGTCCCCTGGCATTCTCACACTGTTCTTACTCGTCGGTACAGAAAGCGAATAAATCACCTCCGAGGCTAactgaattttcgaatacGAATGAGTCCCGGatttaatttgaattcatacaattataataaatgtatatgtacgtatttaattttacagcGGCACTCACCTCTGGCGTAACCTTTTTGACTGAGGTGAAAACAGTCTGCAGATGAGTAAGTGAAATCTGTCAACCCGGACGTTGTTACCGGAAACGATATATTTGTTGTAAAAGGCTGAAGTACGATCGCGAAGTCTTCCCTTTGAAATTCCGGAAGCGTCGCAACTTCCTCCTCAATCTTTTGCCATCTGTTGATAAAAAAGCGCTCGGTAATACGGCAATTGTCGAAGTGTTATAGCCTCTGGTAGCCCAGGTAGCACActtgtcgaaatttttattatcacttGATTGATTGAAGCCGACATAATATCAACAGGCGAATAAAGACGAGACGGTGACTGAGACATGGTAACGTCTGTTGATAATCTAAAAGTCAAAACTGGGCAAGTCGTATGTCAACGAATGGTCTCAGGAATGTCAAGATAACGACAAATCCAAAATTAGAATTGAATATCGTATAGAACTTGCTATAGTGAATGTACCTAGTCGGATAGAATAATGTAGTAATTCTCGAAATTTTAAGGGCTCACTTGACTATTTTTTAGTGACTAAAACAAGTCAATTTTCAGTCAACTTCAACGGTATTGATTGTCAAAATTGACAATCTAGTGGATATGGTTGACGCGTAGTCAACTATTGGCTTTAAATACGCCCTTTTCATTGATCTCCGATtaattgatttgattttttgccgACAATTAGTCAAATGTCAGTCGACCTTGCGGACCGTATGCTACCTTGGAAGAAACCATACTGTTTTGTCTTGTTGGCTGGtccaataattattatcaactgTCGGTACATATACAGTGAAATATGAGAAGATAATGTGATACTTGTGGTAGATAAAAAGAACTAACACAACTAGTTTGTTCAACTTTACTGCTTACGGATTATCGGACCCGCATTGAAAATCTGGTATCAAAATAGGCTCTGGCATGAATAGTTTTTTGTAAATCATTGGATTTAGGAACATCAAGTTTCATTATCGGTGTAACTTTTGCCATTCCGAGACTATTTATAATTTGGTTGATAAAGTTTGTTCAAGAGTCTAAGTGAAACACTTATGTAAGCCACTTACTCGCGCATGATTGCGTAGAATTCTTTCTTTCGCCACTGCCACCTTAGACCAAACAAACAGCTGCATTCCACATCGACCGCTATATCGCAGATTGGTTGTCGTTTAGTAAATTCTACCAATACTTTCAAGTTTGGCGGAGGTATCAACGCCACTATAGTTCTGGGTAAGTTGTCTCTGAGTATTCGAAACACCGTTATAAGGTCTGATCGATGTTTCGCTAATATGGACGAAGGTGAACTTTGGTAACACATTTCGGAGCAGAAATCATTTGGACCTATCAATAAGCTGATCATCTAGAACAATGAACCGAATAATGTGGCTTAAATAATATCCGATCAAGAGTTTCCCACTTTACATAAATTCACTGCTTGATAATTGTGTCGGATATCTTATTATCCAATTTAAATCTCCAGTTGAACAGCTGACCAAATTTTGTAACCTTACATGTAatgaaatcgaattatttcaaataaattatttttagtcATCTTAAAAAACGTTACATCTACTTCGCACAGCTCCAAAGTTTCGTTGGCAATaacggaaatttttcaaaccttgTACATccacaataaaaataattctcatcAAGGAACAGAAATCGTAATATTGAATggacaaaaaacacaaaacaaCATAACTTGGCAAAAATATAATTCGTTGGATTCCAAATGTATGCGTACTTTCCAATGCGTCTTCAAGTTAATCCTTGGATCGTGCTTAATTCGCTTGATTAAAACCTGTGCCATGAAGGGCATATCGGCGGACATTGCTAAACCTTCGGCTACATTCAGTTGGGATTCCTTGTGAGTTGTGAATGAATCGGAGAGCGCGTAACCGATGAGATTCGGGTTGAAAAccttcaaacaaaaaaaaaaaagtgccaAAGTTGAATGTACACGTGATTCCTGATTGATCAGAAGCCGACAGCGTGAATTATGAGCATCGATGTAACCGTGAgatgaaataattatgtaaaacATGCCGCTTCTTCAGCCAGCCGTGCATAAGATAAAATAACCTTTATAATGTTCGGAAGTGTCAGATATTCTCTCCAGCTTGATTGGCCTCCTCCGGACCAGGATACACCACGATTTTCAACGACAACGTGAGGAAACTGCGTTGCTACCGCCCCAAAACCCGCCGTCAAGGAGTCCCCCATTGCTGCAATTACGTCTATGTCACCTGGCCTCAACTTGTGAACAGACGTGGGAGGCTCGGGGGATCTTGTATCTAGTGTGAATGAAGCAATGGAATGACAACGATCCAGTGTTGCACTCGCTTATGTTCCTAAATATTATGATACCCTAAATTCAACGACATACTTGTAAGTGCGCAAGGAAACGGAATGTTCGGACTGACaatgttttgtaattttcgtTGATCTCTTGCTCGGGCCAATTGCCATCCTCCTGGAGTACTCGTTCTGCCTGCAAGATTCGATATTCACTGTAATTGGTTTCGGTATTTGCATCCATATAATTGTTCGTCAAGGCTGGTCCCTTTACTGTATCCTGGATACGGTTGAGAGAATGCATTCTGCATGTGATGCGGTGAAAGAATGATACCATTTTTTGTTCTATCATGGACTCGAGACGTCATTAAAAGCATGACCTTAATCGATTTCATTAATGGTAAGTTAATAGTAGTTTCATTGCCATGCCACTGAATTAATAGAAGATAACTGTAACGTTAAAAAACCATTCTAATTCATCGTATACCTATGATATTCAGAGCAAATTCACGAACATTCCGGTACACTCCAATATTGTCATCCAGAGCCGTCCGCTGGGATTGACAAATCGTGCATAAGACCAGAAGAAGTTGAATAAAGAAATAGATCCTCATTTCCGCGGTGAAtctaaaaaattaaacaaccgtgattgaatttttaaacgtaATGTAATtacgggaatttttttttctatctgaAACATTAAATCAAGCTTACTAGAGACctgctaataaaatttaacttGTGCGCAATTGGTATAAGATATTattgtttcttattttctcaTCTCTCGTGATGCATAAGTAATCTTGGAATTTATCGCACGTGCGTCGTAATAGCATCAACGTAAAGTGTTTCCAAGGACGTTGGACTAGATGCCAAGAACTTCTTCTAATTATGCATTCGAGGATATTTCTCGTGATTTCTTATAATGCTTGATATCGTTACAGATAAgaaattctgtattttttaaatgtcaTGCATAATGACGTTACTCTTCAGGCATAACTTACGATTTGAATCAAGGAATTTCTACTCTACGCCCTCAGCTAAGAACGCTGTGCTGTAGAATAGTTTAACGCCATTGAAAATTACAAGATACCCTAAAAAGCGAGGAATTTTTAGCAATTTATTAACTAAATTTCAGCATACGAACACTGCGAAGGTCAAAAGTggaaaacaacaaacaaaaaccGTGAAACGTGTAAATGATCATCAGTCAGAAAAAGACACGTTTCAAAAACTCACGTTTGCAAATATAAATGCAAGTTCTGAGAAGGGAATCCATATACGGAAGTATTCTTGCAAGCAACCAACATGCGTCCGCAGAAACTGTGATTACAATCTCGGAAGACGTactggaattttttaaattattaaccGATACGCATAACCGTAAAGATTCCTGGTTCAACTATGAAAACTTATGAACGTCAAATTTCCAGCGCATTATTTTTGCACCGTACTCCTAAACGTGGGTGAAGGATAATTAATtcgggaaaaatttcagaaccattgcatttcaaattactcatTTAGATCACGTAATTCCTGTTCTTGGAATTGAATCGATGATAGAACCAATTGTGAAAAGTTATTAACGAATTCTCAGACGTTTCACCCGCGGTAGGAATAGCCAATTTTATTCGGCTATGCTATATGAATAAACGGCACGCCTTTGTACAGTCGTAATATGATATGCTCGATATCGTAGTACGCAGATTGTTTTTGCTATCACTTTTGAGGAGGATAAGATTTTTGTGACGTCTATGAACTAGAAAAGAATATTACACTACAAAATTCGTGGTGCAATTCATGCACGCAAATCATGGATACAGCAGCCATAGTATTGGTGTGACATTACTATTATACTAGTATTACTGAACGAACATTATTGTGAAAATGTCAAGCACTTGTGTTAAAGTATCCCCACTGATATTCAAAAGGTTTCCATACATCGGCATATAACTTCCACACACTTCCACTGTATATCAATCCGTTGCAGGGATATTTGTTAAACTATAGTTGTAATTTGGGTATAGTTTAAAGCAGAGTATCACACGTGTAACTATATTTCAAAACTGCGTCAGTTAAGGAAAAGTTTAACGCAGTTGATTCAAGTTACTGAAGATCGTATATTCGAATTCTGCAACAGCTGGTTTCGACTGACTTATACAACCGAATAACTACGACTACCTAGcgtttacaaatatttataggtgggtgtattttcatttaaatttggTAGCCTTGgctgttataaaaaaatcaaacgaatttGCACGAGCAAATTTGAATATGCAGTAATATCATCGAGCGTTACTATATTGATCAAGATGTTGATAGACCTAACGTTTTTATATAGCCGACTTTTTGTtcgattttaaaataatttattttattttgttaatctCGCCTGTTTCCTGTTATTAATTGCAGACTGGCTGAAAAATGGAGTAATGGCTTTTACCGAAATAATATAGACTTATAATTACTGACAAACTCGCGTGTATCAATCTATTTCGTAATGACGTTATTAATCGCGGTATACATTGTTTCATAACAGGGTGAGGCAAAAGTATGGAAACTCCTAGAAATCTCGCTGGGTTCGGTGACAAAAAAATACCCAAGGTTAAATCTtgggaaatttttaacaaggAATTCAATAGTGACCTTTGATTTGATCTTGGACTTCATCTTCAAACCTTGAAGTTTGATTTCAAGATCAACTTTCAAAAGTTAATCAGACCGTTCTGAAGaa
The Neodiprion lecontei isolate iyNeoLeco1 chromosome 3, iyNeoLeco1.1, whole genome shotgun sequence DNA segment above includes these coding regions:
- the LOC107225273 gene encoding phospholipase B1, membrane-associated isoform X7, with protein sequence MRIYFFIQLLLVLCTICQSQRTALDDNIGVYRNVREFALNIIGRTSTPGGWQLARARDQRKLQNIVSPNIPFPCALTNTRSPEPPTSVHKLRPGDIDVIAAMGDSLTAGFGAVATQFPHVVVENRGVSWSGGGQSSWREYLTLPNIIKVFNPNLIGYALSDSFTTHKESQLNVAEGLAMSADMPFMAQVLIKRIKHDPRINLKTHWKMISLLIGPNDFCSEMCYQSSPSSILAKHRSDLITVFRILRDNLPRTIVALIPPPNLKVLVEFTKRQPICDIAVDVECSCLFGLRWQWRKKEFYAIMREWQKIEEEVATLPEFQREDFAIVLQPFTTNISFPVTTSGLTDFTYSSADCFHLSQKGYARAANALWNNLMEPVGRKSRNWQNIFERFLCPTSKRPYISTMKNSIS
- the LOC107225273 gene encoding phospholipase B1, membrane-associated isoform X4, with the protein product MLGRIHDDPGRFTAEMRIYFFIQLLLVLCTICQSQRTALDDNIGVYRNVREFALNIIGRTSTPGGWQLARARDQRKLQNIVSPNIPFPCALTNTRSPEPPTSVHKLRPGDIDVIAAMGDSLTAGFGAVATQFPHVVVENRGVSWSGGGQSSWREYLTLPNIIKVFNPNLIGYALSDSFTTHKESQLNVAEGLAMSADMPFMAQVLIKRIKHDPRINLKTHWKMISLLIGPNDFCSEMCYQSSPSSILAKHRSDLITVFRILRDNLPRTIVALIPPPNLKVLVEFTKRQPICDIAVDVECSCLFGLRWQWRKKEFYAIMREWQKIEEEVATLPEFQREDFAIVLQPFTTNISFPVTTSGLTDFTYSSADCFHLSQKGYARAANALWNNLMEPVGRKSRNWQNIFERFLCPTSKRPYISTMKNSIS
- the LOC107225273 gene encoding phospholipase B1, membrane-associated isoform X3, which codes for MPMYGNLLNISGDTLTQVLDIFTIIFTAEMRIYFFIQLLLVLCTICQSQRTALDDNIGVYRNVREFALNIIGRTSTPGGWQLARARDQRKLQNIVSPNIPFPCALTNTRSPEPPTSVHKLRPGDIDVIAAMGDSLTAGFGAVATQFPHVVVENRGVSWSGGGQSSWREYLTLPNIIKVFNPNLIGYALSDSFTTHKESQLNVAEGLAMSADMPFMAQVLIKRIKHDPRINLKTHWKMISLLIGPNDFCSEMCYQSSPSSILAKHRSDLITVFRILRDNLPRTIVALIPPPNLKVLVEFTKRQPICDIAVDVECSCLFGLRWQWRKKEFYAIMREWQKIEEEVATLPEFQREDFAIVLQPFTTNISFPVTTSGLTDFTYSSADCFHLSQKGYARAANALWNNLMEPVGRKSRNWQNIFERFLCPTSKRPYISTMKNSIS
- the LOC107225273 gene encoding phospholipase B1, membrane-associated isoform X8 encodes the protein MHVDWTNFWILVRGFSRIKGRTSTPGGWQLARARDQRKLQNIVSPNIPFPCALTNTRSPEPPTSVHKLRPGDIDVIAAMGDSLTAGFGAVATQFPHVVVENRGVSWSGGGQSSWREYLTLPNIIKVFNPNLIGYALSDSFTTHKESQLNVAEGLAMSADMPFMAQVLIKRIKHDPRINLKTHWKMISLLIGPNDFCSEMCYQSSPSSILAKHRSDLITVFRILRDNLPRTIVALIPPPNLKVLVEFTKRQPICDIAVDVECSCLFGLRWQWRKKEFYAIMREWQKIEEEVATLPEFQREDFAIVLQPFTTNISFPVTTSGLTDFTYSSADCFHLSQKGYARAANALWNNLMEPVGRKSRNWQNIFERFLCPTSKRPYISTMKNSIS
- the LOC107225273 gene encoding phospholipase B1, membrane-associated isoform X6; its protein translation is MPIFTAEMRIYFFIQLLLVLCTICQSQRTALDDNIGVYRNVREFALNIIGRTSTPGGWQLARARDQRKLQNIVSPNIPFPCALTNTRSPEPPTSVHKLRPGDIDVIAAMGDSLTAGFGAVATQFPHVVVENRGVSWSGGGQSSWREYLTLPNIIKVFNPNLIGYALSDSFTTHKESQLNVAEGLAMSADMPFMAQVLIKRIKHDPRINLKTHWKMISLLIGPNDFCSEMCYQSSPSSILAKHRSDLITVFRILRDNLPRTIVALIPPPNLKVLVEFTKRQPICDIAVDVECSCLFGLRWQWRKKEFYAIMREWQKIEEEVATLPEFQREDFAIVLQPFTTNISFPVTTSGLTDFTYSSADCFHLSQKGYARAANALWNNLMEPVGRKSRNWQNIFERFLCPTSKRPYISTMKNSIS
- the LOC107225273 gene encoding phospholipase B1, membrane-associated isoform X9, giving the protein MLVACKNTSVYGFPSQNLHLYLQTFTAEMRIYFFIQLLLVLCTICQSQRTALDDNIGVYRNVREFALNIIGRTSTPGGWQLARARDQRKLQNIVSPNIPFPCALTNTRSPEPPTSVHKLRPGDIDVIAAMGDSLTAGFGAVATQFPHVVVENRGVSWSGGGQSSWREYLTLPNIIKVFNPNLIGYALSDSFTTHKESQLNVAEGLAMSADMPFMAQVLIKRIKHDPRINLKTHWKMISLLIGPNDFCSEMCYQSSPSSILAKHRSDLITVFRILRDNLPRTIVALIPPPNLKVLVEFTKRQPICDIAVDVECSCLFGLRWQWRKKEFYAIMREWQKIEEEVATLPEFQREDFAIVLQPFTTNISFPVTTSGLTDFTYSSADCFHLSQKGYARAANALWNNLMEPVGRKSRNWQNIFERFLCPTSKRPYISTMKNSIS
- the LOC107225273 gene encoding phospholipase B1, membrane-associated isoform X2; protein product: MNCTTNFYVFRDCNHSFCGRMLVACKNTSVYGFPSQNLHLYLQTFTAEMRIYFFIQLLLVLCTICQSQRTALDDNIGVYRNVREFALNIIGRTSTPGGWQLARARDQRKLQNIVSPNIPFPCALTNTRSPEPPTSVHKLRPGDIDVIAAMGDSLTAGFGAVATQFPHVVVENRGVSWSGGGQSSWREYLTLPNIIKVFNPNLIGYALSDSFTTHKESQLNVAEGLAMSADMPFMAQVLIKRIKHDPRINLKTHWKMISLLIGPNDFCSEMCYQSSPSSILAKHRSDLITVFRILRDNLPRTIVALIPPPNLKVLVEFTKRQPICDIAVDVECSCLFGLRWQWRKKEFYAIMREWQKIEEEVATLPEFQREDFAIVLQPFTTNISFPVTTSGLTDFTYSSADCFHLSQKGYARAANALWNNLMEPVGRKSRNWQNIFERFLCPTSKRPYISTMKNSIS
- the LOC107225273 gene encoding phospholipase B1, membrane-associated isoform X5, with product MNCTTNFVVFTAEMRIYFFIQLLLVLCTICQSQRTALDDNIGVYRNVREFALNIIGRTSTPGGWQLARARDQRKLQNIVSPNIPFPCALTNTRSPEPPTSVHKLRPGDIDVIAAMGDSLTAGFGAVATQFPHVVVENRGVSWSGGGQSSWREYLTLPNIIKVFNPNLIGYALSDSFTTHKESQLNVAEGLAMSADMPFMAQVLIKRIKHDPRINLKTHWKMISLLIGPNDFCSEMCYQSSPSSILAKHRSDLITVFRILRDNLPRTIVALIPPPNLKVLVEFTKRQPICDIAVDVECSCLFGLRWQWRKKEFYAIMREWQKIEEEVATLPEFQREDFAIVLQPFTTNISFPVTTSGLTDFTYSSADCFHLSQKGYARAANALWNNLMEPVGRKSRNWQNIFERFLCPTSKRPYISTMKNSIS
- the LOC107225273 gene encoding phospholipase B1, membrane-associated isoform X1 encodes the protein MAAVSMICVHELHHEFCSYVFRDCNHSFCGRMLVACKNTSVYGFPSQNLHLYLQTFTAEMRIYFFIQLLLVLCTICQSQRTALDDNIGVYRNVREFALNIIGRTSTPGGWQLARARDQRKLQNIVSPNIPFPCALTNTRSPEPPTSVHKLRPGDIDVIAAMGDSLTAGFGAVATQFPHVVVENRGVSWSGGGQSSWREYLTLPNIIKVFNPNLIGYALSDSFTTHKESQLNVAEGLAMSADMPFMAQVLIKRIKHDPRINLKTHWKMISLLIGPNDFCSEMCYQSSPSSILAKHRSDLITVFRILRDNLPRTIVALIPPPNLKVLVEFTKRQPICDIAVDVECSCLFGLRWQWRKKEFYAIMREWQKIEEEVATLPEFQREDFAIVLQPFTTNISFPVTTSGLTDFTYSSADCFHLSQKGYARAANALWNNLMEPVGRKSRNWQNIFERFLCPTSKRPYISTMKNSIS